One Orrella dioscoreae genomic window carries:
- a CDS encoding response regulator transcription factor, translating into MRILVIEDDEDLADALVRRLRRIGHAVDWQHDGLSAGSVLEYEHFDLVVLDVGLPRLSGIDLLRRLRERGDRTPVLMLTARADIEDRVHALDIGADDYLAKPFDFRELEARCRALMRRPNGQTTETQRFGNLAIDGAARQIIIDGKRQDLPNREYSLLEILVGALGRVVSKDEISRRLFGFDDEAGPNAIEVYIGRLRRKLEGTPLRIETQRGSGYLASLREDGREGAGHDAAPSPLS; encoded by the coding sequence ATGCGCATACTGGTCATCGAAGACGACGAGGACTTGGCCGACGCCCTGGTGCGCCGGCTGCGGCGCATTGGCCATGCGGTCGACTGGCAGCACGACGGCCTGTCCGCGGGCAGCGTCCTGGAGTACGAGCACTTCGACCTGGTGGTGCTGGATGTCGGCTTGCCGCGGCTCTCCGGCATCGACCTGCTGCGTCGCCTGCGCGAGCGCGGCGACCGCACGCCCGTGCTGATGCTGACGGCGCGCGCCGACATCGAAGACCGCGTGCATGCCCTGGACATCGGCGCCGACGACTATCTCGCCAAGCCCTTCGATTTCCGCGAACTGGAAGCCCGCTGCCGCGCGCTGATGCGCCGTCCCAACGGGCAGACCACCGAGACCCAGCGCTTCGGCAACCTCGCCATCGATGGCGCGGCGCGCCAGATCATCATCGATGGCAAGCGCCAGGACCTGCCCAACCGCGAATACAGCCTGCTGGAAATCCTGGTGGGCGCGCTGGGCCGTGTCGTCAGCAAGGACGAGATCTCCCGCCGGCTCTTCGGCTTCGACGACGAAGCCGGTCCCAATGCCATCGAGGTCTACATCGGCAGGCTGCGCCGGAAACTCGAGGGCACCCCGCTGCGCATCGAGACCCAGCGCGGGTCCGGCTACCTGGCGTCGCTGCGCGAGGATGGCCGCGAAGGCGCCGGCCACGACGCAGCGCCCTCCCCGCTTTCCTGA
- the phbB gene encoding acetoacetyl-CoA reductase → MTLRIAYVTSGMGNTGTAICQALARGGHQVVAGCGPSSKRRVAWLREQKALGFNFVASEGDATDWESTQAAFEKVRREIGEIDVLVNNAGTSRDMLFKQMTHDDWSAVLRSNLDTLFNITKQVVDRMAERGWGRIINIGAVAAEKGQIGQINYATAKGAVLGFTRSLAQEVAARGVTVNAVSPGFIANATISAFPPAMLDRLTESIPVRRLGRPDELAALCAWLASDEAAFVTGANYDMNGGVYMS, encoded by the coding sequence ATGACTTTGCGTATCGCCTACGTGACCAGCGGAATGGGAAACACCGGCACCGCCATCTGCCAGGCGCTGGCCCGCGGCGGCCACCAGGTGGTGGCGGGCTGCGGCCCCAGCTCCAAGCGCCGCGTGGCCTGGCTGCGCGAGCAGAAGGCCCTGGGTTTCAACTTCGTGGCGTCGGAAGGCGACGCCACCGACTGGGAGTCGACCCAGGCCGCGTTCGAAAAGGTACGCCGCGAGATCGGCGAGATCGACGTGCTGGTGAACAATGCCGGCACCTCGCGCGACATGCTGTTCAAGCAGATGACGCATGACGACTGGTCGGCCGTGTTGCGCAGCAACCTGGACACGCTCTTCAACATCACCAAGCAGGTGGTGGACCGCATGGCCGAACGCGGCTGGGGCCGCATCATCAATATCGGTGCGGTGGCGGCCGAGAAAGGCCAGATCGGCCAGATCAACTATGCCACCGCCAAGGGCGCGGTGCTGGGTTTCACGCGCTCGCTGGCGCAGGAAGTGGCGGCGCGCGGCGTGACGGTGAACGCGGTGTCGCCGGGTTTCATCGCCAATGCGACGATCAGCGCCTTCCCGCCCGCCATGCTCGACCGCCTGACCGAGAGCATCCCCGTGCGCCGCCTGGGGCGGCCGGATGAGCTGGCCGCGCTGTGCGCCTGGCTGGCGTCGGATGAAGCCGCTTTCGTGACGGGGGCGAACTACGATATGAATGGTGGCGTGTACATGAGCTGA
- a CDS encoding CitMHS family transporter, whose product MVLTLLGFGMVIAFMTLIMMKRLSPLVALVLVPIIFALIGGFHAGMGDMMLDGLRKIAPTGVMLMFAILYFGVMIDAGLFDPIVGRILRIVKGDPLRIVVGTTVLALMISLDGDGSTTYMIVVASMLPLYRRLKMNALNMTCLAMLSSGVMNLTPWGGPTARAASALHVDPADVFVPLVPAMGASILAILALSVYLGLRERRRLGKVTLPGMSAGSYDEETVRNLPAMEVDEELRRPKLLWVNAGLTLVLMISLVMGVLPLPVLFMIGFAVALLINYPDLAEQRRRVAHHAGNVLSVVALIFAAGIFTGILSGTGMVEAMSRSLLAIIPDAMGPYLAVITAVVSMPFTFFMSNDAFYFGVLPILSEAAQGYGISPVEMARASLIGQPVHLLSPLVPSTYLLVGMAAVDFGDHQRFTLKWAVLVCLVMMFAGLALSLFPLYGAAA is encoded by the coding sequence ATGGTCCTGACCCTGCTCGGCTTCGGCATGGTGATCGCGTTCATGACGCTGATCATGATGAAACGCCTGTCGCCGCTTGTCGCCCTGGTGCTGGTGCCCATCATCTTCGCGCTGATCGGCGGTTTCCATGCCGGCATGGGCGACATGATGCTGGACGGCCTGCGCAAGATCGCGCCCACGGGCGTCATGCTGATGTTCGCCATCCTTTACTTCGGCGTGATGATCGACGCGGGCCTCTTCGACCCCATCGTCGGCCGCATCCTGCGCATCGTGAAGGGCGATCCGCTGCGTATCGTCGTGGGCACCACGGTGCTGGCCTTGATGATCTCCCTGGATGGCGATGGCTCGACCACCTACATGATCGTCGTGGCCTCGATGCTGCCGCTTTACCGCCGCCTGAAGATGAACGCGCTGAACATGACCTGTCTGGCCATGCTGTCGAGCGGCGTCATGAACCTGACGCCCTGGGGCGGTCCGACGGCCCGCGCCGCCAGCGCGCTGCACGTGGATCCGGCCGACGTGTTCGTGCCGCTGGTGCCCGCGATGGGCGCGAGCATCCTGGCCATCCTGGCGCTGTCGGTCTACCTGGGCCTGCGCGAACGCCGCCGACTGGGCAAGGTGACGCTGCCGGGCATGTCGGCCGGCAGCTACGACGAGGAAACCGTGCGCAACCTGCCGGCCATGGAGGTCGACGAGGAATTGCGCCGTCCCAAGCTGCTGTGGGTGAATGCCGGCCTGACGCTGGTCCTGATGATAAGCCTGGTGATGGGCGTGCTGCCCCTGCCGGTGCTCTTCATGATCGGCTTCGCCGTGGCGCTGCTGATCAACTACCCCGACCTGGCCGAACAGCGCCGCCGCGTGGCGCATCACGCCGGCAACGTGCTGTCGGTGGTTGCGCTGATCTTCGCCGCGGGCATCTTCACCGGCATCCTCTCGGGCACCGGTATGGTCGAGGCCATGTCGCGCAGCCTGCTGGCCATCATCCCGGATGCGATGGGGCCTTACCTGGCCGTCATCACCGCCGTGGTCAGCATGCCTTTCACGTTCTTCATGTCCAACGATGCCTTCTATTTCGGCGTGCTGCCCATCCTGAGCGAAGCCGCGCAGGGCTATGGCATCTCGCCCGTGGAAATGGCGCGCGCCTCGCTGATCGGCCAGCCCGTGCACCTGCTGAGCCCGCTGGTGCCCTCGACCTACCTGCTGGTCGGCATGGCCGCCGTGGATTTCGGCGATCACCAGCGCTTCACGCTCAAGTGGGCCGTGCTGGTCTGCCTGGTCATGATGTTCGCCGGCCTCGCCCTCTCGCTCTTCCCCCTCTATGGCGCCGCCGCCTGA
- a CDS encoding HlyC/CorC family transporter, whose protein sequence is MSDPYPAADADASRPSKSSNKSLLDRVFRRLRREPEDRDSIKAALDSAHERDLIDAESYSMIKGALDVSESTVSDIMVPRSRMDMLDIAQPLPYLLSAIIDAAHSRFPVYEDERENIIGILLAKDLLRCMLEPDLDLRSLVRPAVFIPESKRLNVLLREFRINRNHLAIVIDEHGGTSGLITMEDVLEQIVGDIEDEYDVDGEQTIFPESDASWRVTATTDIDHFNETLKAALPEDDYDTVGGWLAAELGRIPRRGDTVERDGLAIEVVRADARRALWLRVRRSIVTPPADTPSTES, encoded by the coding sequence ATGTCAGATCCCTACCCTGCTGCCGACGCGGACGCGTCGCGCCCCTCGAAATCCTCCAACAAATCCCTGCTGGATCGCGTGTTCCGGCGCCTGCGCCGCGAACCTGAAGATCGGGACAGCATCAAGGCCGCACTCGACTCCGCGCACGAACGCGACCTGATCGACGCCGAGTCCTACTCCATGATCAAGGGCGCGCTCGACGTGTCCGAGAGCACGGTGTCCGACATCATGGTGCCGCGCTCGCGCATGGACATGCTGGACATCGCGCAGCCGCTGCCCTACCTCCTGTCCGCCATCATCGACGCTGCCCATTCGCGCTTCCCCGTCTATGAAGACGAGCGCGAGAACATCATCGGCATCCTGCTCGCGAAAGACCTGCTGCGTTGCATGCTCGAGCCCGATCTCGACCTGCGCTCGCTGGTGCGCCCGGCCGTCTTCATCCCCGAGTCCAAGCGCCTGAACGTGCTGCTGCGCGAGTTCCGGATCAACCGCAACCACCTGGCCATCGTCATCGACGAGCACGGCGGCACCTCGGGCCTCATCACCATGGAAGACGTGCTCGAGCAGATCGTCGGCGACATCGAGGATGAATACGACGTCGATGGCGAACAGACCATCTTCCCGGAAAGCGACGCCAGCTGGCGCGTGACGGCCACCACCGACATCGATCACTTCAACGAGACGCTGAAGGCCGCGCTGCCGGAAGACGACTACGACACCGTGGGCGGCTGGCTGGCCGCCGAACTGGGCCGTATCCCGCGCCGCGGCGACACGGTCGAGCGCGATGGCCTGGCCATCGAGGTCGTGCGCGCCGACGCCCGCCGCGCCCTGTGGCTGCGCGTGCGCCGCAGCATCGTCACGCCGCCCGCCGACACCCCGTCGACCGAGTCGTGA
- a CDS encoding CaiB/BaiF CoA transferase family protein, with amino-acid sequence MTTPNNPPGALAGLRVIELAQIMAGPTCGMMLADLGADVIKVEKLDGGDDARQYRDPIINGVSAPFLMLNRNKRAIALDLKHPEGKAVVMRMIRESDVVTENFRKGTMEKLGLGYETLREENPGLIYCAMSGYGTTGPYADKGGFDLIAQGFSGLMSITGVPGGPPLRTGNSVADINAGLLAAFGILAAYQHKLRTGEGQRVETSLLEASLQQLYWHAAIYFGTGESPGPSGAAHVLTAPYQAFPTATQWIIIGGANEKNWTRIAQVLGKPEWIDDPRYVRNSNRMQNRDSLTEAMTAILKTRPAQDWLDAFDEAGVPAGPVHSVGEALSHPQTLARGMVVEQEHPVAGPVRTVGMPVKFSATPARYHRAAPRLGEDTTAILGEFGYDETKIAALMEAGVVRAVEQTPQPA; translated from the coding sequence ATGACGACCCCCAACAACCCTCCCGGCGCGCTGGCCGGCCTGCGCGTCATCGAGCTGGCGCAGATCATGGCAGGCCCCACCTGCGGCATGATGCTGGCCGACCTGGGCGCCGACGTGATCAAGGTGGAAAAGCTGGACGGCGGCGACGACGCGCGCCAGTACCGCGACCCGATCATCAACGGCGTGTCCGCGCCCTTCCTGATGCTGAACCGGAACAAGCGCGCCATTGCGCTGGACCTGAAGCATCCGGAGGGCAAGGCGGTCGTCATGCGCATGATCCGGGAGTCCGACGTGGTCACCGAGAACTTCCGCAAGGGCACCATGGAGAAGCTGGGCCTGGGCTACGAGACCCTGCGCGAGGAGAATCCCGGCCTCATCTATTGCGCGATGTCGGGCTATGGCACCACCGGCCCCTATGCCGACAAGGGCGGCTTCGACCTGATCGCCCAGGGCTTCTCGGGCCTCATGAGCATCACCGGCGTGCCCGGCGGCCCGCCGCTGCGCACCGGCAACTCGGTGGCCGACATCAATGCCGGCCTGCTCGCGGCCTTCGGCATCCTGGCCGCCTACCAGCACAAGCTGCGCACCGGCGAAGGCCAGCGCGTGGAAACCTCGTTGCTGGAAGCCAGCCTGCAGCAGCTGTATTGGCATGCCGCCATCTATTTCGGCACGGGCGAATCGCCCGGCCCCTCGGGCGCCGCCCACGTGCTGACCGCGCCCTACCAGGCCTTCCCCACCGCCACCCAATGGATCATCATCGGCGGCGCCAACGAGAAGAATTGGACGCGCATCGCCCAGGTGCTGGGCAAGCCCGAGTGGATCGACGATCCGCGCTATGTGCGCAACAGCAACCGCATGCAGAACCGCGACAGCCTGACCGAGGCCATGACGGCCATCCTGAAGACCCGCCCCGCGCAGGACTGGCTGGACGCCTTCGACGAGGCAGGCGTGCCCGCCGGCCCGGTCCACTCGGTGGGCGAGGCACTGTCGCATCCGCAGACGCTGGCGCGCGGCATGGTGGTGGAGCAGGAACACCCCGTGGCCGGCCCGGTGCGCACGGTGGGCATGCCGGTGAAATTCTCGGCCACGCCGGCGCGGTACCACCGCGCGGCGCCCCGGCTGGGCGAGGACACCACCGCCATCCTGGGCGAGTTCGGCTACGACGAGACGAAGATCGCGGCACTGATGGAAGCCGGTGTCGTGCGTGCCGTCGAACAGACGCCCCAACCGGCCTGA
- the lnt gene encoding apolipoprotein N-acyltransferase has translation MAQAARGRLAVAGGLLAAGILHALSFAPGPLPGWLLPLLHLVTLAVLVRASLTAATPRRAAWGGWLFGLGMFCTGVYWLYISMHTYGFMPAPLAAGGVLALSVYLALYPALAAGLTRWLLAPGAAASTPRIALTWAAAWAAGEWLRATVFTGFPWLNAGYAHVDSPLAGWASIVGVHGVAFAAALSAAALALLWPALGAAGRDGGPRVIGLRHGAAVLATGIALGGWGLAQIQWWRPAGEPLRTLLVQGAVDQNDKFDPARLQAGLQRHLALAARPAQDAANPPALIVLPETIMPVFQDRLAPAVWQAWIDLAGQRDAAILMGAPIHARAANTITNSVIRIDGDTALADLQAGQPGHRYDKRHLVPFGEFIPPGFRWFVEAMSIPLGDFNRGPARQTPFSVDGQHVALNICYEDVFGEELLPALFPGDDGSPGATILVNVSNLGWFGDSWALRQHLQIARLRTLETARPMLRATNTGATAVIGPDGVVQAELRAMHAGTLDVSVQGTSGLTPYARVGNVPAVGGIVLILAFAAWRRRARHG, from the coding sequence GTGGCCCAGGCTGCCCGCGGACGCCTCGCGGTCGCTGGCGGCCTGCTCGCCGCCGGCATTCTCCACGCATTGAGCTTCGCCCCCGGCCCCCTGCCGGGGTGGCTGCTGCCCCTGCTGCATCTCGTCACCCTGGCCGTGCTGGTGCGCGCCAGCCTGACGGCCGCCACGCCGCGCCGCGCTGCCTGGGGTGGCTGGCTGTTCGGCCTGGGCATGTTCTGCACCGGCGTGTACTGGCTGTATATCAGCATGCACACCTACGGCTTCATGCCGGCGCCCCTCGCGGCGGGCGGCGTGCTGGCGCTCTCCGTCTATCTGGCCCTCTATCCCGCACTGGCCGCTGGCCTCACGCGCTGGCTGCTTGCGCCGGGCGCCGCCGCCAGCACGCCCCGCATCGCATTGACCTGGGCAGCGGCCTGGGCGGCGGGCGAATGGCTGCGCGCCACCGTCTTCACCGGCTTCCCCTGGCTCAACGCGGGCTACGCCCATGTCGACAGTCCGCTGGCCGGCTGGGCGTCCATCGTGGGCGTGCATGGCGTGGCATTCGCGGCGGCATTGTCCGCCGCCGCGCTGGCCCTGCTCTGGCCCGCGCTCGGCGCCGCAGGCCGCGACGGCGGCCCCCGCGTCATCGGCCTGCGCCATGGCGCGGCAGTGCTGGCCACGGGCATCGCCCTGGGCGGCTGGGGGCTGGCGCAGATCCAATGGTGGCGTCCCGCCGGCGAACCGCTGCGCACGCTGCTGGTCCAGGGCGCGGTCGACCAGAACGACAAGTTCGACCCCGCACGGCTGCAGGCAGGCCTGCAACGCCACCTGGCGCTGGCCGCCCGGCCCGCGCAGGATGCCGCGAATCCGCCCGCGCTCATCGTGCTGCCCGAGACCATCATGCCGGTCTTCCAGGACCGGCTGGCGCCGGCAGTCTGGCAGGCCTGGATCGACCTGGCCGGACAGCGCGACGCCGCCATCCTGATGGGCGCGCCCATCCATGCCCGCGCGGCGAACACCATCACCAACAGCGTCATCCGCATCGATGGCGACACCGCCCTGGCCGACCTGCAGGCAGGCCAGCCCGGCCATCGCTACGACAAGCGCCACCTGGTGCCTTTCGGCGAGTTCATCCCGCCCGGCTTCCGCTGGTTCGTCGAGGCCATGTCCATTCCGCTGGGCGACTTCAACCGCGGCCCCGCCCGGCAGACGCCGTTCTCGGTGGACGGCCAGCACGTCGCGCTGAACATCTGCTATGAGGACGTCTTCGGCGAAGAACTGCTGCCCGCCCTCTTCCCCGGCGACGATGGCTCGCCGGGCGCCACGATCCTGGTGAACGTCAGCAACCTGGGCTGGTTCGGCGACTCCTGGGCCCTGCGCCAGCACCTGCAGATCGCGCGCCTGCGCACCCTGGAAACCGCCCGCCCCATGCTGCGCGCCACCAACACCGGGGCCACGGCCGTCATCGGCCCCGACGGCGTGGTGCAGGCTGAATTGCGCGCCATGCACGCAGGCACCCTGGACGTCTCGGTGCAAGGCACCAGCGGGCTCACGCCCTATGCCCGCGTGGGCAATGTTCCCGCAGTGGGCGGCATCGTGCTGATCCTGGCCTTTGCCGCCTGGCGCCGCCGCGCGCGCCATGGCTGA
- a CDS encoding enoyl-CoA hydratase/isomerase family protein gives MSTADTVVTGSIDVTREDAIVTVTLSRPEKLNALTVDLWRDLGDAFLALSEDDSVRCVILRGAGEKSFSPGNDIGEFTTSRANKKQALVYGQTMRRTIEAISDCRHPVVAQIHGICVGGGMELASLADIRICGESSRFGVPIRNLGLVMSYSELGPLVRLVGPAVAASVLMEGTIFGADEALRLGVVTRVVPDAQVQAEAQATARRVAEGAPLVARWHKKFIRNLAQGKTLTAEDRDEGFDCFDTADFREGYQAFLEKRQPRFSGR, from the coding sequence ATGAGCACTGCCGACACCGTGGTGACGGGCAGCATCGACGTCACCCGCGAGGACGCGATCGTGACGGTGACGCTGAGCCGTCCCGAGAAACTGAATGCGCTGACCGTCGACTTGTGGCGGGACCTGGGCGATGCCTTCCTGGCATTGTCCGAGGACGACTCGGTGCGCTGCGTGATCCTGCGCGGCGCGGGCGAGAAGTCCTTTTCGCCGGGCAACGACATCGGCGAATTCACGACCTCGCGCGCCAACAAGAAGCAGGCGCTGGTGTACGGGCAGACCATGCGCCGCACCATCGAAGCCATCTCCGATTGCCGCCATCCCGTGGTCGCCCAGATCCACGGCATCTGCGTGGGCGGCGGCATGGAGCTCGCCAGCCTGGCCGATATCCGCATCTGCGGCGAAAGCTCGCGCTTCGGCGTGCCCATCCGCAACCTCGGCCTGGTGATGTCCTATTCGGAGCTCGGCCCGCTGGTGCGCCTGGTGGGACCTGCCGTGGCGGCGTCGGTGTTGATGGAGGGCACGATCTTCGGCGCCGACGAGGCGCTGCGCCTGGGCGTGGTCACCCGCGTGGTGCCCGATGCCCAGGTGCAGGCCGAGGCCCAGGCCACGGCGCGCCGCGTCGCCGAGGGCGCGCCGCTGGTGGCGCGCTGGCACAAGAAATTCATCCGCAACCTGGCGCAAGGCAAGACGCTGACGGCGGAGGACCGGGACGAAGGCTTCGATTGCTTCGACACCGCGGACTTCCGCGAGGGCTACCAGGCATTCCTGGAGAAGCGCCAACCGCGTTTCTCTGGGCGCTGA
- a CDS encoding GntR family transcriptional regulator, translating to MVYPASDVAATPSPFAINHPTLPAVIADRLRQLITDGTLKPGMWLNERDLCEQLGVSRTPLREAYRMLASDGLLSIQPKRGAMVIELSPADIENIFDVLSVLEGLAVRQAAQRASDGELAHISALNAQMIAGYEAGDIRAYFAASMGTHVAINRAAHNPALSAVYDRLNLQVQALRYKSNLDPDEWAAGVADHKQFVAALLLRDADGAERAIRAHLGSKKSFNLRGR from the coding sequence ATGGTTTACCCTGCATCCGATGTTGCGGCGACCCCGTCGCCCTTTGCCATCAACCACCCTACGCTGCCTGCGGTGATTGCCGACCGCCTGCGCCAGCTGATCACCGACGGCACGCTCAAGCCGGGCATGTGGCTGAACGAGCGCGACCTCTGTGAACAGCTGGGCGTGTCCCGCACGCCGCTGCGCGAGGCCTACCGCATGCTGGCCTCGGACGGCCTGCTGTCCATCCAGCCCAAGCGCGGCGCCATGGTGATCGAGCTGTCGCCCGCCGACATCGAGAACATCTTCGACGTGCTGAGCGTGCTGGAAGGCCTGGCCGTGCGCCAGGCGGCGCAACGCGCCAGCGATGGCGAGCTGGCGCACATCTCGGCGCTGAACGCGCAAATGATCGCGGGCTACGAAGCCGGCGACATCCGCGCCTATTTCGCCGCCAGCATGGGCACGCACGTGGCGATCAACCGCGCAGCCCACAACCCGGCGCTGTCAGCGGTCTACGACCGCCTGAACCTGCAGGTGCAGGCACTGCGCTACAAATCGAACCTGGACCCGGATGAGTGGGCAGCCGGGGTGGCAGACCATAAGCAGTTCGTGGCGGCGTTGTTGCTGCGAGATGCGGATGGCGCAGAAAGGGCGATCCGGGCGCATCTGGGGAGCAAGAAGTCGTTCAATCTGCGGGGGCGGTGA
- a CDS encoding Bug family tripartite tricarboxylate transporter substrate binding protein, with product MKNRTLFALATAVAATVAMPAYSQQNFPSKPIRLVVGFVPGGGTDVSARIVAQKLSDVLGQQIVVENKPGASGLIAADQVSKADADGHTLLLANMQSTVSAPYVLPTSYDPIKDFTAVRYIGTVPNVLVINPDKHKFKTVKELLDAARAKPGALTYASSGMGSPQHLSAARFSQIEKIEMEHVPYKGSGQAIADLLGGQVDMNFDTLPGVIGQVQAGKLRPLAVTSPQRSKRLPDVPTLSEAGVEGLDVTQWYAVLAPRNLPAPVLAKLDEALAKTLQDPDVRAKLAEQGMDVGGGPETPADFQAYLDKEWTKYGKLTASLGLKKP from the coding sequence ATGAAGAATCGGACGCTTTTCGCACTGGCCACGGCCGTCGCCGCAACCGTCGCCATGCCCGCTTACTCGCAGCAGAATTTCCCCAGCAAACCCATCCGTCTTGTCGTGGGCTTCGTCCCCGGCGGCGGCACGGACGTGTCGGCCCGCATCGTGGCCCAGAAGCTGTCCGACGTGCTGGGCCAGCAGATCGTGGTCGAGAACAAGCCCGGCGCCTCGGGCCTGATCGCCGCCGACCAGGTGTCCAAGGCCGACGCCGACGGCCACACCCTGCTGCTGGCCAACATGCAATCCACGGTGTCCGCGCCCTATGTGCTGCCCACGTCCTATGACCCGATCAAGGACTTCACCGCGGTGCGCTACATCGGCACCGTGCCGAACGTGCTGGTCATCAATCCCGACAAGCACAAGTTCAAGACGGTGAAGGAACTGCTGGACGCCGCGCGCGCCAAGCCGGGCGCGCTGACCTATGCCTCGTCCGGCATGGGCAGCCCGCAGCACCTGAGCGCCGCGCGCTTCTCGCAGATCGAGAAGATCGAAATGGAACACGTGCCCTATAAGGGCAGCGGCCAGGCCATCGCCGACCTGCTGGGCGGCCAGGTGGACATGAACTTCGACACCCTGCCCGGCGTGATCGGCCAGGTGCAGGCCGGCAAGCTGCGGCCGCTGGCGGTGACCAGCCCGCAGCGCAGCAAGCGGCTGCCCGACGTGCCCACCCTGTCCGAAGCCGGCGTGGAAGGCCTGGACGTGACGCAGTGGTACGCGGTGCTGGCGCCGCGCAACCTGCCCGCCCCGGTGCTCGCCAAGCTGGACGAGGCGCTGGCCAAGACCCTGCAGGATCCCGACGTGCGCGCCAAGCTCGCCGAGCAAGGCATGGACGTGGGCGGTGGCCCCGAAACGCCCGCCGACTTCCAGGCCTACCTGGACAAGGAATGGACCAAGTACGGCAAGCTGACCGCCAGCCTGGGCCTGAAGAAACCCTGA
- a CDS encoding GNAT family N-acetyltransferase — protein MADDTPRYRLQIIDSLAEVDAADWDALAATAGCLLSHAFLHGLEATGCVGEGTGWLPRHVLLRDEADGSLAGAVPLYLKGHSYGEYVFDWAWAEAYERHGLRYYPKWLSAIPFTPVGGTRLLARDTATRDALARALPAIAEESRLSSLHVLFPREDEARALAEAGCMLRADTQFHWRNAGWSGFEDFLASLSQPKRKKIRAERRKVQEAGVSTRVVSGGQITPEQWAFFYTCYAATYRLRGNDPYLTPDFFTHLGQALPEHCVMALAERDGRQIAACLLLSDIVEGERRLYGRYWGAVADVPCLHFELSYYTPIAWAIAQGVSVIEGGAQGEHKLARGFLPVPTRSAHWLAHPAFAQAVEDFLERESRGVEAYVAELGGHSPFKHGA, from the coding sequence ATGGCTGACGACACCCCGCGCTATCGGCTGCAGATCATCGACAGCCTGGCCGAGGTCGATGCGGCCGACTGGGATGCCCTGGCCGCAACCGCCGGCTGCCTGCTCAGCCACGCGTTCCTGCACGGTCTGGAAGCGACCGGCTGCGTCGGCGAAGGCACCGGCTGGCTGCCGCGCCACGTCCTGCTGCGCGACGAGGCGGATGGCTCGCTGGCCGGCGCCGTGCCCCTGTACCTGAAGGGGCACTCCTATGGCGAATACGTCTTCGACTGGGCCTGGGCCGAGGCCTACGAGCGCCACGGCCTGCGCTATTACCCCAAGTGGCTCAGCGCCATTCCCTTCACGCCCGTCGGCGGCACGCGGCTGCTGGCCCGAGATACCGCCACCCGCGACGCGCTGGCCCGCGCCCTGCCCGCCATCGCCGAGGAAAGCAGGCTGTCTTCGCTGCACGTGCTGTTTCCGCGCGAGGACGAAGCCCGTGCCCTGGCCGAGGCGGGCTGCATGCTGCGCGCGGACACGCAATTCCATTGGCGCAATGCGGGGTGGTCCGGTTTCGAGGATTTCCTGGCCAGCCTGTCCCAACCCAAGCGCAAGAAGATCCGCGCGGAACGCCGCAAGGTGCAGGAGGCTGGCGTCAGCACGCGCGTGGTGAGCGGCGGACAGATCACCCCCGAACAGTGGGCGTTCTTCTACACCTGCTACGCCGCCACTTATCGCCTGCGCGGCAACGATCCCTATCTGACGCCCGACTTCTTCACCCACCTGGGGCAGGCCCTGCCTGAACACTGCGTCATGGCCCTGGCGGAACGGGACGGCCGGCAGATCGCCGCCTGCCTGCTGCTGTCAGATATCGTGGAGGGGGAAAGACGGTTGTACGGCCGCTACTGGGGCGCCGTGGCCGACGTGCCCTGCCTGCATTTCGAGCTGTCGTACTACACGCCCATTGCCTGGGCGATTGCGCAAGGCGTGTCGGTCATCGAAGGGGGCGCGCAGGGTGAGCACAAGCTGGCGCGAGGATTCCTGCCTGTGCCGACACGATCGGCGCATTGGCTGGCGCATCCGGCGTTCGCGCAGGCCGTGGAGGATTTCCTGGAACGGGAGTCACGGGGGGTGGAGGCGTATGTGGCGGAGCTGGGCGGGCATTCGCCTTTCAAGCACGGCGCCTGA